A single window of Culicoides brevitarsis isolate CSIRO-B50_1 chromosome 3, AGI_CSIRO_Cbre_v1, whole genome shotgun sequence DNA harbors:
- the LOC134835876 gene encoding zinc finger protein 141-like isoform X1, protein MDFVEKTAEKLLNLLEEYGPDSRISFPKDSDLQNKFEEFCNKTLRKSRLSKDWHMLELKREYEEPTFSSVETRLIQFLKQRPTILSGNSNLANEQKCRFCLSTTLNELQIFSQVDKGILDVALKFFQVRCIDGFPQYICVKCLEQLNTIQKFHKLTEVSHIKLLSLAAKECCQHKLHSDSNSAAETKQTPIDNEDDVFSDTEEFQTTGDRENVTVKNHFCEYCPKSFKTKLSLKVHIRSHTNERPFVCSECKMSFKTYSAISSHQAVHSKEKKFECYVSECSFRTTTKANLKIHERTHSQERRYACSYCALKFTTTSNLSKHVKNIHHQIKPHKCRQCEKKFFTKESARKHEVTHSNLKIYACPICSSKSYTWFNGLQKHMKSIHSGMKTDTEKEYFIKSQKAIKTIF, encoded by the exons atGGACTTTGTGGAAAAGACTGCTGAAAAGTTGCTCAACTTACTGGAGGAGTATGGGCCAGACTCTCGAATATCATTTCCGAAGGATTCAGATTTGCAGAACAAATTTGAGGAATTTTGTAACAAGACCCTCAGGAAAAGTAGACTATCGAAAGATTGGCATATGTTAGAGCTGAAAAGGGAGTATGAGGAACCAACGTTCTCGTCCGTCGAAACTCGCCTTATTCAGTTCCTGAAGCAAAGACCTACAATCCTGTCAGGCAATTCTAATCTAgcaaatgagcaaaaatgtcGGTTTTGTCTCAGTACAACTTTAAATGAATTGCAGATTTTCTCGCAAGTCGATAAAGGGATACTCGATGTTgctttgaagttttttcaagTCAGATGCATTGATGGATTTCCTCAGTACATATGTGTAAAGTGTCTCGAGCAATTAAATacaattcaaaagtttcacAAATTGACTGAAGTATCACACATTAAACTCCTAAGTTTGGCAGCAAAAGAGTGCTGTCAACACAAATTGCACTCCGACAGCAATTCGGCTGCTGAGACGAAACAAACTCCCATCGACAATGAAGACGACGTATTTTCTGATACAGAGGAATTTCAAACAACTGGTGATAGAGAAAATGTTACTGTTAAGAATCACTTTTGTGAATATTGCCCGAAGagcttcaaaacaaaattgagTCTAAAAGTCCACATACGATCACATACTAACGAACGACCTTTTGTGTGTTCCGAGTGCAAAATGTCTTTCAAGACATATTCTGCCATCAGTAGTCATCAAGCAGTACATAGCAAggagaaaaaattcgaatgttATGTGTCTGAGTGCAGTTTTAGAACTACAACAAAAGCTAATCTAAAAATACATGAACGCACCCATTCACAAGAAAG GAGGTACGCTTGCAGTTATTGTGCACTAAAATTTACGACCACAAGTAATTTGAGCAAACATGTAAAGAACATTCACCATCAAATTAAACCGCACAAATGTAGACAGTGTGAAAAGAAG TTTTTTACTAAGGAATCAGCTAGAAAACATGAAGTAACCCATTCGAATTTGAAGATATATGCTTGTCCTATTTGTTCCTCCAAATCTTATACATGGTTTAATGGCCTTCAAAAACACATGAAGAGTATACATTCAGGGATGAAAACGGATACAgagaaagaatattttataaagtcccaaaaagcaataaaaacaatattttaa
- the LOC134835876 gene encoding zinc finger protein 585A-like isoform X2 yields MDFVEKTAEKLLNLLEEYGPDSRISFPKDSDLQNKFEEFCNKTLRKSRLSKDWHMLELKREYEEPTFSSVETRLIQFLKQRPTILSGNSNLANEQKCRFCLSTTLNELQIFSQVDKGILDVALKFFQVRCIDGFPQYICVKCLEQLNTIQKFHKLTEVSHIKLLSLAAKECCQHKLHSDSNSAAETKQTPIDNEDDVFSDTEEFQTTGDRENVTVKNHFCEYCPKSFKTKLSLKVHIRSHTNERPFVCSECKMSFKTYSAISSHQAVHSKEKKFECYVSECSFRTTTKANLKIHERTHSQERRYACSYCALKFTTTSNLSKHVKNIHHQIKPHKCRQCEKKVIL; encoded by the exons atGGACTTTGTGGAAAAGACTGCTGAAAAGTTGCTCAACTTACTGGAGGAGTATGGGCCAGACTCTCGAATATCATTTCCGAAGGATTCAGATTTGCAGAACAAATTTGAGGAATTTTGTAACAAGACCCTCAGGAAAAGTAGACTATCGAAAGATTGGCATATGTTAGAGCTGAAAAGGGAGTATGAGGAACCAACGTTCTCGTCCGTCGAAACTCGCCTTATTCAGTTCCTGAAGCAAAGACCTACAATCCTGTCAGGCAATTCTAATCTAgcaaatgagcaaaaatgtcGGTTTTGTCTCAGTACAACTTTAAATGAATTGCAGATTTTCTCGCAAGTCGATAAAGGGATACTCGATGTTgctttgaagttttttcaagTCAGATGCATTGATGGATTTCCTCAGTACATATGTGTAAAGTGTCTCGAGCAATTAAATacaattcaaaagtttcacAAATTGACTGAAGTATCACACATTAAACTCCTAAGTTTGGCAGCAAAAGAGTGCTGTCAACACAAATTGCACTCCGACAGCAATTCGGCTGCTGAGACGAAACAAACTCCCATCGACAATGAAGACGACGTATTTTCTGATACAGAGGAATTTCAAACAACTGGTGATAGAGAAAATGTTACTGTTAAGAATCACTTTTGTGAATATTGCCCGAAGagcttcaaaacaaaattgagTCTAAAAGTCCACATACGATCACATACTAACGAACGACCTTTTGTGTGTTCCGAGTGCAAAATGTCTTTCAAGACATATTCTGCCATCAGTAGTCATCAAGCAGTACATAGCAAggagaaaaaattcgaatgttATGTGTCTGAGTGCAGTTTTAGAACTACAACAAAAGCTAATCTAAAAATACATGAACGCACCCATTCACAAGAAAG GAGGTACGCTTGCAGTTATTGTGCACTAAAATTTACGACCACAAGTAATTTGAGCAAACATGTAAAGAACATTCACCATCAAATTAAACCGCACAAATGTAGACAGTGTGAAAAGAAGgtaatttta TAA
- the LOC134835875 gene encoding inactive peptidyl-prolyl cis-trans isomerase shutdown, with translation MGDFVKNPIRFEDLIEGGARFEIDVNKVDLETDMFDVNDEDIEEVNEDEIEKSPWLLDFNSLRKQMVPLSNFLYKKITKQGSLAIPKNSRVVVDYNAYFEREEHSYDSTYMRGKPLKIRLGYGEVLEGLEEAVKSMKKGEEAQFVISYNILYGENGCPPRIKPKADALFIIRCKDFTELMPDTIDTTEQTAFTFTYKKAVLFDGEAKAAFRKRNYLLAITKYKKAIDQIQFVNLKDEHEEKLQKDLLKKFFLNLAVTYNLQDQPKKCCIMINNLNELESIQNNPKALYQQGKALHRIGDFEKARKSLRRAVQLKPDDELIAKEIRLLESQIKKFKENERKMCEKAFGVITNTIAKNAANEKEGETDEATTNLFKKRIKEFMDGQVSSILLPGPLDDSIVKCIQNLEKVFDFKLEINDTSNEVYYKLKKI, from the exons ATGGgtgattttgtgaaaaatcccATTCGTTTCGA GGATTTGATCGAAGGAGGAGCACGTTTTGAAATTGATGTAAACAAAGTGGACTTGGAGACGGATATGTTTGATGTAAACGATGAAGATATAGAAGAGGTAAATGAAGACGAAATCGAAAAGAGCCCATGGCTGTTAGACTTCAATTCGTTGCGGAAACAAATGGTTCCGCTTTCCAATTTTCTGTACAAGAAAATTACCAAACAAGGGAGCTTAGCCATCCCGAAAAATTCAAGAGTGGTTGTAGACTACAATGCTTACTTTGAGCGCGAGGAGCATTCCTACGATTCGACGTACATGCGTGGAAAGCCCTTGAAAATTCGTTTAGGCTATGGTGAAGTACTGGAGGGACTTGAAGAGGCGGTTAAAAGCATGAAGAAGGGCGAAGAGGCACAATTTGTTATTTCGTACAACATTTTGTACGGAGAAAATGGCTGTCCACCACGCATAAAGCCCAAAGCGGATGCACTTTTTATCATACGTTGCAAGGATTTTACCGAATTGATGCCAGATACCATAGATACTACTGAACAAACAGCTTTTACATTCACTTACAAAAAGGCTGTTTTATTTGATGGCGAAGCAAAAGCAGCTTTTCGCAAGCGAAACTATCTTCTTGCCATTACAAAGTACAAGAAAGCTATTGACCAAATCCAATTCGTTAATTTGAAGGATGAGCATGAGGAGAAGTTACAAAAGGATctacttaagaaatttttccttaatttggCAGTGACATACAATTTGCAAGATCAACCGAAAAAATGCTGCATCATGATCAACAATCTCAATGAGCTCGAGAGCATTCAAAATAACCCCAAGGCCTTATATCAACAAGGAAAGGCATTGCATCGTATTGGTGACTTTGAGAAAGCCAGAAAGAGCTTACGTCGTGCCGTCCAACTCAAACCGGATGACGAGCTGATTGCTAAGGAAATTCGCCTGCTTGAGAGTCAGATTAAAAAGTTCAaggaaaacgagagaaaaatgtgCGAAAAAGCGTTCGGTGTGATTACCAATACAATTGCTAAAAATGCAGCAAACGAAAAAGAGGGCGAAACAGATGAAGCTACCACTAATTTATTCAAGAAACGTATCAAAGAGTTCATGGATGGTCAAGTTTCATCGATTTTATTACCGGGACCATTAGATGACAGCATTGTTAAATGCATCCAAAACTTGGAGAAAGTATTTGATTTCAAATTGGAAATCAATGATACATCGAACGAAGTTTATTACAAacttaagaaaatatga
- the LOC134834771 gene encoding zinc finger protein 568-like gives MEMKVLKHEQAMSDQEESYEAHIQCEICGNFFELSGNQRSREKCPKCGHLQDIEDRTFVYEQNDDEGLCEVCGLNFDNISQHEKIHQECSQCGYIPLTKEEKVKHSKLCGKLQIHKVPKSEVKIETDKETLEEMYLIEVLTEPIMEDVIIQIDSENAENESCIQQVEVPQKPTSLKYKYKCKSCTYISTKQNVIRHGKVCLKRTIAHTCTKCEPNKVFSTMKALKQHLKDVHEGKSHICKICSKGFARGSNLKRHEKCHERRT, from the exons atggaAATGAAAGTGCTAAAACACGAGCAAGCTATGTCTGATCAAGAGGAAAGTTACGAGGCACAC ATACAATGCGAGATTTGCGGGAACTTCTTCGAGCTCAGTGGTAATCAAAGATCTCGTGAAAAATGCCCCAAATGCGGCCACTTGCAAGACATTGAAGACCGCACATTTGTGTACGAACAAAATGACGACGAGGGTCTTTGCGAAGTATGTGGTCTTAACTTCGACAACATAAGTCAACACGAAAAGATCCATCAGGAATGCTCACAGTGTGGATACATTCCGCTCACGAAGGAGGAAAAGGTGAAACATTCAAAGTTATGTGGCAAGCTGCAGATTCATAAAGTTCCAAAATCCGAG gtaaaaattGAGACTGACAAGGAGACCCTGGAGGAAATGTATCTTATAGAGGTGCTAACAGAGCCAATAATGGAAGACGTGATTATCCAAATCGACTCTGAAAATGCAGAAAACGAATCGTGCATTCAACAAGTAGAAGTGCCCCAGAAACCAACGAGTTTAAAGTACAAATACAAGTGCAAGTCTTGTACATACATTAGCACAAAGCAAAATGTAATTCGACACGGAAAAGTTTGTTTGAAGAG aacaatTGCACATACTTGTACAAAATGCGAACCAAACAAGGTCTTCTCAACGATGAAAGCTTTGAAGCAACATCTCAAGGATGTACACGAAGGAAAAAGTCACATATGCAAGATCTGCTCGAAAGGCTTTGCACGCGGTAGTAATCTAAAGAGACATGAGAAATGTCACGAACGACGAACATAA